The DNA sequence cACTTCAACAtatgaaaacaattttttttatttttttaaatgttttctttgACCACAAATTCATTATTCATAGCTTAAATAGCTCAAAGAAGATATTTATTCGTAGGAGATGCTTTTCATTGAgacaattaattaacaaaaggGAGAAGAAGCTAGCTAGCTAGCAAATAGTAAAATTTCACACTTGTTTCTCATTCTCTCTacttcaacaaaaacaaacatatatatatatatatattaatgttttctttGACAACAAATTCATTATTAACTTAAATAGCTCAAAAgagaatatatttatttgtaggagatgctttcattgagataattaattaacaaaaggGTGAAGAAGCTAGCTAGCTAGCAAATagtaaattttcattcttttctcaTTCTCTCCACTTCATCATAtacaaacaaattatatatatatatatatatatatatatatatatatatattaaaaaattaatgtttttctttgaccacaaatttattattcacAACTTAAATAGCTCAAAAGAGAAGTATTTATCAGTAAGAGATTCTTTTCATTGAGATATATAATTAGAGAGAGAGGAGAAAGCTAGCTAGCAAAAGATACGTGGCATGCATGGTGTTGGAGTAGAGAACCAATAAAAGATGGACAAATGCATGAAGAAATTAAAGAGATGCTTagataagatatatatatatatatatatataagttaaaatcATGAGCAAGTTGCATGAAGAGTGatcagaagaagagagaaagaagaagatgagatgCATGCTTCTTTAATTAGTTGTTGAGAATATGTATCTAtctctgtatatatatgttctaTGTCTCTATGTctatttgatgatgatgatcatcatttGAACATTATCAGATATATGCAAAGCATGGTCGGATTCTTGTCTTCATGAAATGAGACATCATGCATGCACTCACATCTAATTATCTCTTCTCATTAATCAACCTTATTAATCATGCTTTACAACTTTATTAAGTTATTAATACAAATTACAGTGTATGTAtgtaacattaaaaaaaattctatgatATCATGTATGCATGAGTCTTTTATAGGTTTAGTTAAGTCATCAGTTTTGATTTAATTAGATATATGTCATGCATTTTAGTGATTAGGACAAGTTGTGTGTTAAAATGGTgaatagaatttattttttaaatagtaataaaaaaattagaaggatATATACAAGAGTTGATGGGAAGAGAATTTATTAAGATAATATGATTCTTGCGTTTGATTTTCAAACATGAATTCTTAACTTTAAGGATCTGATAGAGAAAGTTGaaagagatttttatttttatttttatttttgacttggTCAAatgatctagttttttttttaataaattttatttaaataagaaCAAAGTTATCAGTTAGCAAATTCCACAAGGAGTTAAAATAAGCAACTATAGAAGAcggaaagtatataaaagaagAAGGATATATTAAGAAAACGACATAAAGAATCAAAAGCAATAGTCTTTGAAAAATATCATCCATGGTCTTTGTTCTACTGTTTGATACCAAACTGTAAGGAATATCATGAATTAatctaatttttcaataatcaaattatatatatatatatatataattatcatcaCTGAATTGAACATTCAATTAACTCTTGTATTGAGCacaatatttatacaatttaatCAAATAGTTGAAGTTttggataaaaatataaaacattctataaaatatattatgtatcactaagtacaataaaaaaaattaaatttgttataccatattataaagaaatttaatctaagtacaataaaaaaaaatagcaaagtacTCGTTGAATCATATTTTAAGTTTCACTTTAGGAAGGGCCCAAATTGAAAGCAATAAGAAGatatatagagaaagagaaagggTTGTTTGTTTGGTGTAGAGTAATGGAAATAGAGAATGGGATTCCTGTGTAGCCTTAAGAGCTTTAACTAGTGATGaggaaaaaagtaaaaagaatatGTGATTCCATTGTAGGTATAAAGAGAAGGCAAGACCATCCATGAAAGAAGAGATGAGTTGCACtatattcttttttgtttagAGTATctctatattcatatatatatacatatatatatgtataattttgagTTAACAAAATGACCTTTGGTCTAGTGATACGATCAGTTAAAAATGTGCTAAACACAATAATGCTAAGAGTTCCCAGTTGTGAGAGTGAACTTGCAGCCCAATCTCTATGTTAATCAGGTGATGATGCACAAACAGACTGTCAATGCTCCTGTGCACACATCCTCTAGTTGCTgtcaaaaatacataaataaaataaataattttgaattaatttggtttGGCCTTTGAGAGGGGTTAAGATTCTTGAATAGTTGGATGTTGGAGGAGCTTAAAAAGTTAAGTTCTCTCTCTTTGAAGACATGGagggaagatgatgatgattgatgGGCATTAGTTCTCTTTGCTTTGTGTTCTTTAGAGTGAGTGTTCTTGACTCTAACTCTTAAGACTCTTTTGATGATAAGTTCAAGTTCCCCCCATCTCTTCCTGTTCCTTTGGTTTCTAATATTAATTCATTTGAGGGATTTAGATTTAGATTGAGATTGGGATTGTCTTTATATATTCCTAGCTCTACTTGTTCCGATTTGTTAAACTACTTTTTCCGGGGGTTGTCTTGTGTTTATTTGTCGTATtctagattaattaatttgatcataCTAAGTTATGTcttgataattaaattatagtTTAACTAAGTTATTATTCTATACTTTATAAATTGGCCAATAGATTCAACAAACATGCATACGAGtataatgaaaatagaaattaatatggaacatataattaataaaatattaaaataaattaagatgcGATAAGATCAATGAGATGTGTAGTGAAGTATGGAATAATAATTTTGACTTTCATAATCCTATTTCATTTTATAAAGATGTGGGTGATAGAGGAGAAAGAACAGAGCTTTTCCCTAAGAgatcatttaataataataatttatgagaGGTAATATAATAATGTACAACCAGTAATTAATATTCACATTACTATTTAGAGCAGGGAATGTtatcatattaataataataatttatgagaGGTTATATAAGATAGATTACTCAGCTGTACCTATCAAGAGAAGTCTTGAGTCCTTGGGATCCTGAGAGGCCTGGGAGAGACGATCATCTCTAAATGCTCTCAATAGTCAGAGTAAAGTACTGTATTActtttttacctctttttagaGATGCCTTATTCTTTGTTGTCTGAGTGTTTTTGTGTTTAGAATTTATCTCAGTCTGTGTTCTCATTTTGTTATGATAGTTCCACTAATAGTGAAAGTCTTGTGTACTTTTATATactctactattttttttaatttaatttaagtggtttatttgttttcaatataaaaaaaatatatagtaatgTACTCCCCACATAACCAATagctaattaatattttttaaattaataatttatcttaatgcAAATTATTAAATAGTGAATATCTTTTACATGTGACATTGTGACTAATTTAACTTATGTTCAATCGACattataaaagattaaatttaatttggccaaaaacaaacaaacaaacaaattaaggaTCAATTAAATTCACATGTCATTGAATTTTCAAACAATTAGAATATTCTTAATCACTGGTTTTAGATCATCTCACCCAATTCCAAGAAATATAAAACTTGAGTCTTAATACTCGAATTATTAAGCATGAAATAAACAGTGAATCCAAACTTGGAAAAGATCAAAGTGTTTAACTACTGTTTAACAAGCACTAAACTTTCTACTTTTTCACTAATTAAGTCTTTTCATTAGAATCAAATCCATAGAATCCATGACCACTAATTAGATACAAAAGCATTGTCTATCTAATTAATTACTACCACCTAATCTCTAATTTAATAAGTAATTAATGTTGTTAATCATTAATAAACCCCCATTCAATCACACATATGTTCCGAGCTAATAAGACACAATAAATGGGTCCATGATGTGATAATTAATGGGAATAACTTTAATATTTCAAGGATATATACTAGTATTGTATGTTcataaatgttttttataaaattcatttattaaatacctttaataaaataaacaattattttaatataattttttgttcaaATTAAACAATGTGAATATTTCAGATAAAAATCATATCATAAAAgcttatggtttttttttttcaaatataataaaaaaataaaataaaatgcttgCACAATTACAATGCCTATAAGTAATTTGAacgaaattatatatatatatatatattaaaaaatatatgattataaaattttatggttgttttaaaaatataaatttatgccaatgatattttcatttatgaGTACTAGGTTCTTATGTAGTGTGTTTCGTGTAATACTGAGAAAATTAGTTCGAACCACAAGTCACACAATTGTGAGGGCGCAAGTGTATTAAAAGATTAACTTTATGTCTATGTACGTCTCTAGTATAGTTTATCCACATCTcgtaaaataattataataataacataaaataacgAAGATAATAAAAGAGACATATTATAATTTATGAGGcgatttttataataaactaaAGTGACatattacaaatttacaattGCCAACTCATGCAggaaaatttgagaaaattcaatacataaatatttatttatttttaatgaaaagtcatgtattttattttttaataataataataataataaaaggaaagTTCCCAAATTGATTCAATACAATAATATAAATGAGATTGGATGAGAGTCTGGTTGACTGCCACCTCACAGTCCAGCGTGGCAGTTGACTCGCAACGGCCGTGGGACCCGCTTCCACGAAGGGTCCCCCGTTTACATCGGAAGCTCCGTCCGTAACTACTGACGGTGACTCGCCGTACAACCCCAACTCCGTTAGCGTTTCCCGTTTCCCATCCTCCTATTTTTAGCCACCTTTTCACGTTTCCCATCTCACCATCTCTTCTGTATATATATTGGGATCAAGCCCTGAGCTTTTTTAATCAGAGCTTTCTTCTCTCTTTAatttcctccctttttttttattcattgattatttttttttaataagaataaacaaacaaatgtttattcatatataatttttcagcTGAAAGTTTAGAGtttatttctttggtttttgttCATCAAAAGTTCCCATTTTTCTCAAGGCCATGCTTCAAGACGTTCTTCATCCTCCAGAGCACTTCCCAGTTGTAATGATTCTCTCATCTTTGTTCTCTTAATTTCTATATATCTCTcaatctctttctttctttctttctttaattcttttgttGCATTtaatccatgcatgcatgcatggtttgATGATGcattcttgttcttcatttccatttggtttttgttggcATGAATATCAACAAAGCATGCAAAATATGGATCATATATCATGTCTGATTCTTCATTTGAATccatccatgcatgcatgcatgcatgcatggcttCATGCATGTTTTAATAGTTacgtgtttgttttgttttgtgtcattgatttgtttgtatatatatatatatatgttcttgtttttcatttccttgcttttttgtttgcatgaaaTATTGATTAGATAATTAGAGATAAATTAATGGCTTGTGAGGAACACTTCtaccaccttttttttttttcacatggtGACCAATAAGATAGAAACCCTACGAGGGTACGGAAAGGGCATTTTGGGAAGGGTAATATCTCTTCCATATCCTTTCAAGAAAATTTCAAGTAACTCCACTTAATGAGAAGAGAATCCTTAGCTCTTTGGCTTATGTTTGTTCCCTGGTACAAAAGCATAAGTGCTCTGTTTGGATTTTAGCTTTATAGCTTTTGCCCATCAACTTAGCTTAAGAATATtgcactcattttttttttttttctttagacctttttttgaaacataaagTATTATTTGACTTGTTCTGCCTTTTAACTTGCTTTAATCTTTAATTAATCTAACTTACAGTGAATGATTACCTCAAacatttctatgtttttttttattcatttgataatattatgtcACTTGATATATATGATTAGGGCACATTGGCTACCCCTAGGGTAGCCAACTCCACCACCTTATAGGTCAACGCGGTAATACCTATGCCAGAAGTTGACTTTATCTACAAAGAGTTGACCTTTGTGTGCTTGTTGTTGTTCAGGGACAAGCAACACAAAATATCTCAAAGTTAGGTCCATTGCTCAAACTTAATATATTTGATGATCATTCTGTCAAACTTGAATGCAAATAAACACTGTACTTGATGAACTGATGCATGAAAACATTTTGCATGCATAGAACAATGATCAACAACAATTCATTCACTCTTGAGATCTTGTTTAACAAACAGGAGGGAATCAGTAGTCCGATCGCCACGGAGATTCTCAGCTTATGTGATGATGCTGAGCTCTTCCCTGAAACCCTCAGAAGCTCCGATGTCTCATCGTGTTCCGGCGGAGCTGACTGCAGTGGCAGCGCGAGCGGTAGCGGGGCTGGTGGCACCGGCAGTCTCTGCTGCTATGATGATACCTTCGCCTCAACTTTCTCGCCGTTCTCTTCCATGAATGCATCTTCACTTTCGGCATTGCTGGAAACTGAACAGCCAAATGATCAATGCCCTGCTTCATCGGCTTTTGCAGTACTCCCTTATATCGGTGATCAGCAGGATCCGCTGGATCAGATCATGTTGTCCGAGGCAATGAACAGTGGTTGCTACTCTTCATCCTTCTGCTCTGATACGGTAGCCCCGCCTATGCAGCTTCAGGGTTTGCCATCAGTCTATGAGGATGATTGCCTTCCGCCGTTGCCACTGGCGTATGTCGGGTTGGATGCTCCACCGTCGTGTGCTTTCTTGGATCCTGGTATTGGTTCCTATTATGCAGGCAATACAGGAATGCAGATGCCTGGAGATGCACATAGCTTTTATTCTGGAGGAGTAATGGCTGGTTCAGGTCCGGCGAGATCATCGTCCCAAGAGATGGTTGAGTATCAGAGGACAGCAGAAGGTGATGGTGTGGGACTTTTCGGGCCAGAGCCAATCCAGCAGGTTTTCAACTCAGGGGAAATGCAGGTATATATATCATAGATTCATCAGCTCATAAAAATTCAGTGATAAACATTATGGTAAAATAGAACATAGAGCTTAAAGATTATATAGATCTTGTCACAGTATGATTGAGTTAATTTTTGCTTACTGATGGTTTCATGTGAAGCCGATCGCTGATAACCAGCATGCTCGTCCAACGCTGCCAGCAACAGACATTTCAGTACTGGATGACTCCACTTTCAAGGTCGGTCGTCTTTCTGTTGAAGAAAGGAAGGAAAAGATCCATAGATACATGAAGAAGAGGAATGAAAGGAACTTCAGTAAGAAGATTAAGGTCAGATTGGAATACTGAGTCAATGTCTCAACCAAATTTTAATGATTTCACTGAAGAATATTACCTTCCATAAATTGCAATGAACTGACTTGGTTGATTCTCAATAAATCTGCAGTATGCATGTCGTAAAACTCTGGCAGACAGCAGACCACGAGTCCGAGGAAGATTTGCAAAGAATGATGAGTTAGGAGAGGCAAGGAGGCCCAATTCTACTCACCATgaatatgaagatgatgaggaagTAAGCTCCATGGTCTGGTCCAATTTCTTTCTTCCAGAAGTCATACATTGCATTATCACAAGAATATTGggtatttttcttttatcagCAATGCATACTAAAGATCACAATAAGATGGAACCTAGCTAGAATACATTTTTACcagaaaacacaacaataatattatttctaGATgcataataacataaattaacCATTATTTCTGCTTCATCAGACTCTTGATGACAGGAAGTCCGTAACATGCAAACAGAGGATGTCAAAATGGAATCTGTTCTAGGACGTAAAACAGATTAGCTAGTGCAATCTTTGGTTAATTTCATACCTCCTCATCTGAAACTTAATTGCTTGCAAAGTTATGGGGTTATGGGGCGGTAAAAATGCTTTGTCACATTAAGTCTTATTCATAATCATCGAAAAACTCAtagagagaggaaaaaaaaagagcttATTGTTTGTTCTGGGTGTTAAAAATGCAGCCTGAAAATTTCTGATTATTAATATTGGCTGTCTATATTTGCAGATTATGGTGAAGGAAGAAGACATGTTCGATTCTGCAGACATACTTGCTCATATCAGTGGCGTGAATTCCTTTAAATACAACTATACCATAGAGTCTTGGATATGAACGGCTATACAATAACATTGAGTTTATATTCCCATTTCCAGTATCACAATGGATCAATGAATGTGATTTTTGTCCCAATTCACAATGAATGGCTTGGAGTTTTCTATCATCAACAGTGTAAGACATTTATTatattagagatttttccccTCATTATGTGGATTCATTTGTTTGCATGACCAAGCTAAATATTGTcatataataatgatataataaataatgttggAACAGTATTTGTGAATTATGTTGGACAAAGGTGTTGAAAAGACATTGTAGCAAATGAGTGAATGTACAACCTTCCTTTGGCTTTGCAGCATCATGTTATGTTGAACAAGTCTAGCAAACTATCAAGAGTACATAAATGATTGCAGTTATGGTACTGAAGATCCTCTTCTTTTTGGTATTGACATCACCAATTGGGCCAAATTATGGACAAACTCAACTGAACTTTAAACAGTCTTCAACAAAATGATTACCTTGTCCAATTGATGAACCTTATACTCTGACTTTCACTACAATGGAGACAAGGCAGTACGAGTGGTACTAATGAAAGATACGCGGAAGGTTTAGTGCATTCCAACCATCATTTGGAAAGGCTAGGCAAAAGATACTTTCAGAAACCCATGAATGCGTTTACATAACAAGGTGCTGCCAAACAtaggtaaaattaaaaaaaaaaaaattacttgattAGATAAATTGGAAGCttgttatagtttatatatgAAGGATAAGGTGAGTTTAGATGATAAAAACAACTTTCATCCTATGCTattgtgtttttaatatttgtttctttggaaGTGTAAACTGGGGCATAGATAACTTAACAAGGTCCTGCACAAGCAGTAGCTTTGAAAATCATACTTTTTTGCCACTTTTCAAAGTTATGTAAGAAATGATTACAATGCACACTAATTTACCATATCTTTGAAAAACACAGCAAATATATTGCAGTATGCTTCAGTTTCATCCAAGAACAGGACAAACTTCAGATTGTAATGTGATCAAAACACATGCAGTCTCAACCCCATCAAGCAAAAATAACCTAAAAGGGAGACATACTTCATGAGATTCTCATTAATTTTATCTCATCAAGAACTattcaaacattaaaaacaaatcttCAAATTATTTAGTTATGCTCTAAATGAACAACCTCgatcaaagaaaacaaatgaacaCCTTCAAACCAATCAAACGAAACACTTGAATTTCAACAGAACagcaaaacaaacaacattGAACAACAACCACTCAAGTTAAAAATCACATCTTTCATATAAACATAAAGACAATGCTACACTATATTTAGCAAAATTTCATCATGAATTGGTCACAGGAATTGACAGAGAAAGCAATTCAAATATTCCAACATTGTAATGGTTTTCTTCAACACAAGCATCATCTCTGTCAAATAACACCAAGTGATCCACAGGCATTTGTCTCATCAGATAACAAAAATCATGCCTTTTAGAGTTCAAACAAAACTCATACCTCAATCCTTTGTCCCTCACAAACCGACACCGGCTTCTCCTCCACTGCCTGATCGAAACTAGCAGCTCAATCTCTCCCAAGACGATCGCAGTCTTAACCCCCAACCCTAACGATTTCAATCCATTCCTCGTCACAGCATCCAGCTCCAAAGCCCCAAATCCTTCAAGAACCTTGACCAAATTCTTCGAAATCTTGTACCCTCCATTCAGAAACCCTAGCCCCATGAACCCATGCCGGGCGTATCGGATAAGATTGGCGGCACCAAGATAGGCTTTGATCCACTTGGAAGAGATAGGCAGCGTGATTCTAGGGCTGGAATGGGTTGGCTTGAGGCAGGATGAGAGCTTGTAGGCCTTGATTATGGCTTTGGAGGCAGTGAGGATGGAATGAGGCGATGTTGGAGATTGGAGTTGGAATTTGGGGATAACTTTGGATGCCTTGAAAGCGCCATCGGCGAGTTTGATGCCAGTGGAGAGGGATTGGGATCGGGAGAGGCatagaaaccctaaccctaatccaaagATGAGAGATTGAGGGATGGGAGCGATTAGGGTTTGGCGTTgctgttgttcttcttcttcgttgTTGGTTGCCATGAGCGCCATGAGAGAAGCTTCCCGCGGGTGGTTTAGGCTATGTATTTGAGTGGGAGGTGGTTGTTAGTTAACATTAAACTGGACACGTGTCTTATTAtcattggtttttgttttgtggttggTGACTAAgattatatgaaatatatatccacataactttttttttaataaatatttttttatagaattttaattaaataaaatttaattttttatagatttttttaaggaAATAGCATTTGATCATGTCGGCACATCGACATCACAACATCTTTTGGAGTGATTCACTCCTTTTCAAAAAGGTTGGACAAACAGTTTGTCATCGCACGTTGGACTTTATTGATCTAACTGTTTTTTTACTTTCGGTGTTGTTTGTAgtcttttattttagtttcgCATCACCTCTCGtaaatgttttcattgttgtttttgttgttgtcatGTTCtgtcttgttttcttattttgcatTTGTACTTTCTATTCTTGCTTTTGTATAGATTTTCTCTGTTTGTACTGGTTTTCTCTTTAAATAAGTGTTTTGTATACTCtcccaatttttttaacatactaaaaaaatatatgaatttagGGTTTGATAAGCTaaatagaaagtttgaattttgGTTTTGACAAATACGACAAACACAATCTGACAAAGCGGTATCAAGAGACAGACATATATAGTAGTACACCAGTTATAGTGCTTAACGACCTATAGGGGTTTATTAACTCGGCCATACGTCATATGGAGCAATTAAAGTCCTATCATGTACATGCCCAGAAGATATTTCAAAAACCAaaccaagttaataaatctcttTGCCATCCAACTCTTGAGAGGGGGGAAATATCATCCTCTCACAAAAGACACgcaaacaataaataaacaacactgctataatatttatacaatattctacattatatatacaatactgCAATAGTACTACACACCAAGTAATTCAATCTTTAGATCTAcgcattcattatttttataacatttcaCTACACTATAGTGGttgttattgaatattttttaaaactcaagATTGTGactcttatttattttcaacATATCATTCACTCTAATTATTGTACTTGTAATTTTTGAAgtggttaatttttattttaaaaatatataactttgaGGAAGTACAAAGGTTATAAAAGTAATTTGCCTAATGGAGTAtaatttttcatgaataatgaatgaataaatatggTTTTTTAATGTAGTTGTTAGAATTTAAGTTGAATTGggattttgagaaaaaaaaaagtgattattAAATTTGGTTTTGAAATAATGGCAATGCTCACATGGTGAGTGAATATTTTCCATGTAATTAAATGCAAGTGGATATTGACATTCCGAGCAAATTAGGTGAGATGTAGAAGTGGTTCTTAAGCAAGTTCAATTATGACATGTGACATCAAATGGATTAACatatgagaaaattaaaaaataaaatagaaatggTAGAAGAAATCATGTAATTTTGTTGTTAATGTTAGCTTGAACGgcaatttaataaaattcaataacaAATTATTCAGTTTTCATaatgtcattatatatatttatatatggtgagaaaattttaatctcattttaagtaaaaaaaatagacgTGAACACAAATTACAATTatgatgatgaaaaaaaacTCATCTTTTAAAGCAACACTAAAATATCACAGATAAAGAGATATACTCTTTCTATTTTGAAATACAAATCGTTTTAAGAGGaaaaatttattccaaaataattatcattttacaatatcaaaataatatttattcattttttctaatttcaCCTATCTTCAATTTCtcaagttatataaataaagagagTAATATTGATAGTCCCAAGAAAAACATATGGTTCCAAGAAAGAGATAGTTTAGTAAgttagttaatttttatgttagtaaattttaaaaaaaatttaatgctaTTCTTAATTCTTGTGTAATATCGTTAAACCACTTGTACTTTAGAACGGAGGTAATAGTAAAAGATTCATTTCtataaacaaaattgaaaaaaaaaaaaatccactaaacATGTACACAAGTTGTAattaatgatgaaaaataaCTAATCTTTCATAGCAACACTAAAATATCACAGACAAAGAGATTTAGCAAAAGATTCATACCTCAACGACTTCAAAAAaagtgtttatataaaatattaataaaatttcaaatttaaatccaATTAGATGCAATAGTAATAACAAGtcctcaattattttattttatttaattaaaatgaataaatcataattttatttaaaaaaaaagacaaacacACAAGAGGATAATAAACAGCAGAAGAAAAAACAACTTGAATTCTCTCCTCAGCGAGGCACCCAATATAGAAAATCTCTATTATGAGTTTGAATTTGCAACTCAAATTCTGCATCACCAAATAAGATAGTATGAGTTTATTCAATTTCCGGCCTGTATGACTGTCTTATGTTTATCGCatttcattaaaagaaaaacaacaacaacgaaACGAAGAGAGAGATCTAGTTGGCGTCTTCCACAAATTAGTTTAGAAATACCAAAATCAATAAATACACTTACTTTAATAGTCACActtaacatatttttaaactctataattttttttttcaatgttagTTGAATAAAGTCAGCATTTTTAACTGCCCTGTGTTGAGAAGTAATCAGAAGCATGGGCACGGCAGGTGGTTGTGAGCGGGGATGCACGATGTGGAGTTGGCGCATGGTGCCGTTGAGCGTGCAAACGTGAAGACAAGTGTGAGTTACGAGTGGTCTAAATCTCACTACTTTGATCGAGATGTTTTTGTAAGGAAAGTATTTATTACTCTCCATATCTCTTAGTGTTTGGTCCAACCAATGGGAATGGGTTTAAGGTTTCAGACATGGCCAATAGACACAAGTCGAGTAGAGTCCGCCAATGGGATGTTGGTATTGTACTTTTGGGTTTGCATCtttttgattataaaaaggATGGTAGAGCTAAGTGCTCGTTGGGTGTTTGAATAATAGAGTTGTCTA is a window from the Dioscorea cayenensis subsp. rotundata cultivar TDr96_F1 chromosome 2, TDr96_F1_v2_PseudoChromosome.rev07_lg8_w22 25.fasta, whole genome shotgun sequence genome containing:
- the LOC120276720 gene encoding uncharacterized protein LOC120276720 isoform X2, coding for MLQDVLHPPEHFPVEGISSPIATEILSLCDDAELFPETLRSSDVSSCSGGADCSGSASGSGAGGTGSLCCYDDTFASTFSPFSSMNASSLSALLETEQPNDQCPASSAFAVLPYIGDQQDPLDQIMLSEAMNSGCYSSSFCSDTVAPPMQLQGLPSVYEDDCLPPLPLAYVGLDAPPSCAFLDPGIGSYYAGNTGMQMPGDAHSFYSGGVMAGSGPARSSSQEMVEYQRTAEGDGVGLFGPEPIQQVFNSGEMQPIADNQHARPTLPATDISVLDDSTFKVGRLSVEERKEKIHRYMKKRNERNFSKKIKYACRKTLADSRPRVRGRFAKNDELGEARRPNSTHHEYEDDEEIMVKEEDMFDSADILAHISGVNSFKYNYTIESWI
- the LOC120276720 gene encoding uncharacterized protein LOC120276720 isoform X1, yielding MKTFCMHRTMINNNSFTLEILFNKQEGISSPIATEILSLCDDAELFPETLRSSDVSSCSGGADCSGSASGSGAGGTGSLCCYDDTFASTFSPFSSMNASSLSALLETEQPNDQCPASSAFAVLPYIGDQQDPLDQIMLSEAMNSGCYSSSFCSDTVAPPMQLQGLPSVYEDDCLPPLPLAYVGLDAPPSCAFLDPGIGSYYAGNTGMQMPGDAHSFYSGGVMAGSGPARSSSQEMVEYQRTAEGDGVGLFGPEPIQQVFNSGEMQPIADNQHARPTLPATDISVLDDSTFKVGRLSVEERKEKIHRYMKKRNERNFSKKIKYACRKTLADSRPRVRGRFAKNDELGEARRPNSTHHEYEDDEEIMVKEEDMFDSADILAHISGVNSFKYNYTIESWI
- the LOC120276736 gene encoding uncharacterized protein LOC120276736 isoform X3, with the protein product MALMATNNEEEEQQQRQTLIAPIPQSLIFGLGLGFLCLSRSQSLSTGIKLADGAFKASKVIPKFQLQSPTSPHSILTASKAIIKAYKLSSCLKPTHSSPRITLPISSKWIKAYLGAANLIRYARHGFMGLGFLNGGYKISKNLVKVLEGFGALELDAVTRNGLKSLGLGVKTAIVLGEIELLVSIRQWRRSRCRFVRDKGLRPWSLLPHHLHIHGE
- the LOC120276736 gene encoding uncharacterized protein LOC120276736 isoform X2 produces the protein MALMATNNEEEEQQQRQTLIAPIPQSLIFGLGLGFLCLSRSQSLSTGIKLADGAFKASKVIPKFQLQSPTSPHSILTASKAIIKAYKLSSCLKPTHSSPRITLPISSKWIKAYLGAANLIRYARHGFMGLGFLNGGYKISKNLVKVLEGFGALELDAVTRNGLKSLGLGVKTAIVLGEIELLVSIRQWRRSRCRFVRDKGLSTLLCKRIHGFLKVSFA
- the LOC120276736 gene encoding uncharacterized protein LOC120276736 isoform X1 produces the protein MALMATNNEEEEQQQRQTLIAPIPQSLIFGLGLGFLCLSRSQSLSTGIKLADGAFKASKVIPKFQLQSPTSPHSILTASKAIIKAYKLSSCLKPTHSSPRITLPISSKWIKAYLGAANLIRYARHGFMGLGFLNGGYKISKNLVKVLEGFGALELDAVTRNGLKSLGLGVKTAIVLGEIELLVSIRQWRRSRCRFVRDKGLRLFLLDGVETACVLITLQSEVCPVLG